One genomic segment of Gadus chalcogrammus isolate NIFS_2021 chromosome 3, NIFS_Gcha_1.0, whole genome shotgun sequence includes these proteins:
- the LOC130379414 gene encoding probable E3 ubiquitin-protein ligase HERC3, which translates to MFSWGEIHLAKPNDLAENRESENGIQFVPTTKPIISFSANNSTVTFTKSDGRAYFLRRQRNHDGNGRFGKTKSIKCRHVVASSSGDSGLLLLSRDGSVVFVDLSAPAIPRSLQICIKKRIIQVACGDQHSIVLTEDGQALSWGSNTRGQLGLTLPETSVIPSPTPVAALSGVPLVQVTAGGAHTLALSVSGTVFGWGQNDAGQLGLGDTTDRSTPVTVECLNLKKTVSISCGERHNAVLTKGGVVLTFGSGGCGQLGHNSLLNELTPRVVAELWGAAVTQVSCGSNHTMALVGPTKKIYSFGRGEEGQLGNRLTTDCSVPLPVLLPHDDQKNVERILAGGNQSFALCSLSQEPEKDLPGIITALDMDTIDFWLSNCRDAKSWRKIRKQIKDIFSSTSSLNASFLDRSADKHYQTSPRCSGLDLVLVKTAFAKLATNTEVLQEVETVVRDCLLPSLSGQPVRFEGLRVYYLLVELLQVLLRDNFGQMLSVRVADAFLSLHQDRLEVLVGLWSWTPSFFRTAVETFCNVSRKHLSSLDWENHSRTVFLMKTADVLQRLHYASSSGSRCLEDSVFHVTTVLDKFFLIYRVIIQRFHTGLGSEEEKRWSLKTIQHLYSSLGRLVKYPCILPIECKMNLWILRLDGFKYLQAGVFQFNVNRGTVQQDTFQLLRTSSHDPKSKLQVKFNGEDGVDDGGVSMEFFHLLAKELQKAEPQILEVNVHGVAWFRKNVAQLTDEFFLLGTLCGMALYNKCLMNIPFPLALFKKLLGLKPTLDDLMELSPTVAQSLKELLDYEEEAVEDLQLDFGGDAAGLDLLPNGQSILVTKVNRQKYVDLQVDMVFSRSVKHQFRKFEKGFSKGCPSPAWRMFLPDQLMTLLKGEEIFNWDDLRQNAKYGGCTSNDEVIKNFWIVLAEFSVEQKKDFLKFLSGTDRIPKVRSSTIKIIIKLSCYPEPELYYPMAATCYWTLILPNYRNIQTLRQKLLHAVKHCDTFGLQ; encoded by the exons ATGTTTTCATGGGGAGAAATTCATTTAGCAAAGCCGAATGATTTGGCGGAAAACCGAGAGTCAGAGAATGGCATTCAGTTCGTACCAACGACCAAACCAATAATAAGTTTCTCTGCGAATAATTCAACGGTAACGTTTACCAAAAGTGATGGAAGGGCATATTTCCTTCGTCGGCAAAGGAACCACGATGGAAATGGGAGATTCGGGAAAACCA AGAGCATCAAGTGCAGACACGTCGTAGCTTCCAGTTCAGGAGACTCTGGTCTTCTCCTGCTGTCCAGGGATGGCTCTGTCGTCTTTGTGGACCTCAGTGCACCCGCCATTCCAAG ATCACTCCAAATCTGCATTAAGAAAAGGATCATTCAGGTCGCATGTGGAGACCAACATTCCATAGTTTTAACTGAAG ATGGACAAGCATTGTCTTGGGGCAGCAACACTCGGGGGCAACTGGGTCTCACCCTCCCAGAGACCTCTGTCATCCCGTCCCCTACACCAGTGGCAGCCCTGTCAGGGGTACCCCTAGTCCAGGTCACCGCTGGGGGAGCCCACACTCTGGCCTTGTCCGTCTCTGGAACCGTATTCGGCTGGGGGCAGAATGACGCCGGGCAACTGGGTCTTGGAGACACGACAG ACAGATCTACTCCAGTGACAGTTGAGTGTCTCAACCTTAAGAAGACCGTTTCCATTTCTTGTGGTGAAAGACACAATGCTGTTCTGACAAAG GGAGGTGTGGTGTTGACCTTCGGCAGCGGTGGCTGTGGGCAGCTGGGACACAACTCTCTGCTGAATGAGCTGACCCCTCGTGTGGTGGCTGAACTCTGGGGCGCAGCGGTCACCCAGGTCTCCTGTGGCAG caACCACACCATGGCATTAGTAGGCCCAACTAAGAAGATCTATTCATTTGGTCGTGGAGAAGAAGGCCAGCTTGGAAACAGGCTCACCACAGACTGTTCGGTGCCTCTGCCTGTTCTGCTGCCTCATG ATGACCAGAAGAATGTTGAGCGAATATTGGCTGGAGGAAACCAATCTTTTGCCCTTTGTTCTCTCAGTCAG GAGCCTGAGAAGGATCTTCCTGGGATTATTACAGCTCTGGATATGGACACCATCGACTTCTGGCTCTCGAACTGTCGGGATGCGAAATCATGGCGTAAAATTAGAAA ACAGATCAAGGATATATTCTCATCCACATCTTCCTTGAACGCCAGCTTTCTTGACAGAAG CGCTGACAAGCACTACCAGACCTCACCCAGGTGCTCTGGCTTGGACTTGGTTCTTGTCAAAACTGCTTTTGCCAAGCTAGCAACAAACACTGAAGTGCTACAGGAG GTGGAGACCGTCGTCCGAGACTGTCTCCTGCCCTCGTTGAGTGGGCAGCCGGTCAGGTTTGAAGGCCTGAGGGTTTACTAcctgctggtggagctgctgcaggTGCTGCTCAGAGACAACTTTGGTCAAATGCTCTCCGTGAGGGTGGCTGatgccttcctctctctgcaccAAGACAGACTGGAAGTCCTTG TTGGACTATGGTCCTGGACACCTAGCTTCTTCCGAACCGCAGTCGAGACCTTCTGCAACGTGTCCAGGAAGCACCTCTCATCCTTAGATTGGGAGAACCACTCGAGAACCGTCTTCTTAATGAAGACGGCGGACGTTTTGCAAAGGCTTCATTAT GCCAGCAGTAGCGGTTCACGGTGCCTCGAAGATAGTGTTTTCCATGTGACGACAGTCCTAGATAAG TTTTTCTTGATTTATAGGGTAATAATTCAAAGATTCCATACCGGTCTGGGGTCGGAGGAAGAAAAGCGATGGTCACTTAAAACCATACAACATCTTTAC AGTAGCCTAGGCCGTCTGGTGAAGTACCCTTGCATTCTACCCATAGAATGCAAGATGAATCTGTGGATCCTTCGTCTGGATGGTTTCAAG TATTTGCAGGCAGGAGTCTTTCAATTCAATGTCAACCGGGGCACAGTGCAGCAGGACACTTTTCAACTTCTGCGGACGTCATCCCATGACCCAAAATCAAAGCTTCAG GTGAAGTTTAATGGGGaagatggtgttgatgatggaGGTGTGTCAATGGAGTTCTTTCACCTCCTTGCTAAAGAACTTCAGAAGGCAGAACCACAGATACTAGAAGTGAACGTGCACGGAGTGGCCTGGTTCCGCAAGAAT GTCGCCCAGCTGACTGATGAGTTCTTCCTACTGGGCACGCTCTGTGGCATGGCTCTGTATAACAAGTGCCTGATGAACATCCCCTTCCCCTTGGCTCTCTTCAAGAAGCTCCTGGGCTTGAAGCCAACCCTGGACGACCTCATGGAGCTGTCGCCAACTGTTGCACA AAGCTTAAAGGAACTGTTGGACTATGAAGAGGAGGCTGTTGAGGACCTACAGTTAGATTTCGGAGGG GATGCAGCAGGTTTGGATCTTCTACCCAATGGACAGTCCATTCTAGTGACCAAAgtcaacag GCAGAAATATGTGGACCTCCAAGTGGACATGGTGTTCAGCCGCTCGGTGAAGCATCAGTTCAGGAAGTTTGAAAAAGGCTTCTCTAAAGGCTGCCCTTCACCTGCATGGAGAATGTTCCTCCCTGATCAACTCATGACGCTCCTCAAAGGAGAGGAGATCTTCAACTGGGATGATCTGAGACAG AATGCAAAATATGGAGGCTGCACATCCAATGATGAAGTCATCAAAAACTTTTGGATTGTCTTGGCAGAGTTCTCCGTGGAGCAGAAGAAGGACTTCCTCA AATTCCTATCTGGAACGGACAGAATTCCCAAAGTTCGCAGTTCAACAATCAAGATAATCATCAAGTTGTCGTGTTACCCAGAGCCTGAGCTGTACTATCCAATGGCCGCGACATGCTACTGGACTTTGATTCTCCCCAACTACAGGAACATCCAAACACTTCGTCAGAAACTCCTTCATGCGGTCAAGCATTGTGATACTTTTGGATTACAATGA